One part of the Streptomyces sp. NBC_00286 genome encodes these proteins:
- a CDS encoding HAD family hydrolase has translation MSSPKVLVASDLDRTLIYSAAALALPLPDERAPRLLCVEVYESKPLSYMTETAAALLAELGELGDEALFVPTTTRTRQQYRRIQLPGPAPKFAICANGGHLLVDGASDPDWHAQVTERLAGECAPLAEVRDHMTATADPAWVRKHRVAEDLFAYVVVERELLPEDWVKELAVWAENRGWTVSLQGRKIYAVPKPLTKSAAMHEIARRTGADLTLAAGDSLLDADLLLAADRGWRPGHGELADVGWTAPGITSLPERGVAAGERILREFLREVRSAREAR, from the coding sequence ATGTCCTCTCCGAAGGTCCTCGTGGCCAGCGACCTCGACCGCACGCTCATCTACTCCGCCGCCGCACTCGCGCTGCCCCTGCCGGACGAGCGGGCGCCGCGGCTGCTTTGCGTCGAGGTGTACGAGAGCAAGCCGCTGTCGTACATGACCGAGACCGCGGCCGCACTGCTCGCCGAACTCGGCGAACTCGGTGACGAGGCCCTCTTCGTACCGACCACCACCCGTACGCGTCAGCAGTACCGCCGCATCCAACTCCCCGGCCCCGCACCGAAGTTCGCGATCTGCGCCAACGGCGGCCACCTCCTCGTCGACGGTGCCTCGGACCCGGACTGGCACGCCCAGGTCACCGAGCGACTGGCCGGCGAGTGCGCCCCGCTCGCCGAGGTACGGGACCATATGACGGCCACCGCCGACCCCGCGTGGGTACGCAAGCATCGCGTCGCCGAGGACCTCTTCGCGTACGTCGTCGTCGAGCGCGAACTCCTCCCCGAGGACTGGGTCAAGGAACTGGCCGTCTGGGCGGAGAACCGCGGCTGGACCGTCTCCCTCCAGGGCCGCAAGATCTACGCCGTGCCGAAGCCGCTCACCAAGAGCGCCGCGATGCACGAGATCGCCCGCCGCACCGGAGCCGACCTCACCCTCGCAGCGGGCGACTCCCTCCTCGACGCCGACCTCCTGCTCGCCGCGGACCGCGGCTGGCGCCCGGGCCACGGCGAACTGGCCGACGTGGGCTGGACGGCCCCCGGGATCACCTCTCTTCCAGAGCGGGGTGTCGCCGCGGGTGAGCGGATTCTGCGGGAGTTCCTGCGGGAGGTGCGGTCGGCGCGGGAGGCTCGGTAG
- a CDS encoding phosphoribosyltransferase — protein sequence MRNVVWTGTWVAERLGVELVGDEKLSELLGLALRRNPKRAHLLVSNVLGKHVPQSPRTVWQSGYELGHRVRELLGEAGASRSVVLGYAETATGLGHSVADGLGLAPYLHSTRRPVDGVERAGGFEESHSHATSHLLLPEKPGLLAGDGALVLVDDEFSTGNTVLNTIRALHERYPRGHYVIVALVDMRSPADQGRLDAFALEIGARVDLVAAASGTVRLPDGVLEKGQALVAEHESAGAQLPGPAGLPAPSERGTVARVELGWPQDLPDGGRHGFTPEHRIRLEGALPAMAARLADALPDGARRVLVLGFEELMYAPLRLGVALEELTDAEVRYSTTTRSPVLAVDDPGYAIRSRLVFPAHDNPDDGPGERYAYNVAGGGFDAVVAVVDSVADTPELHAPAGLLARLAAHTPSVLLAVIPSYTPSYVPAATPSYASTSTPSYAPTPQLSERSAMLPEPLRGPDFSSYAPDEVGWLLQDLSDVTLEAPTEEREEAIQSGGAHYAESLPVEYQPSDRYQELFRAALDTSAARIAQAAGAVTETVLAERSPRPVLVSLARAGTPIGILMRRWAQHRHAIDLPHYAVSIVRGRGIDANALRWLAAHHDPADVVFVDGWTGKGAITRELSQAIEEFEASDGITGFDPEIAVLADPGSCVRTYGTREDFLIPSACLNSTVSGLISRTVLRADLVGQHDYHGAKFYRELAGADVSVDFLDAISDRFDEVGDAVDTLVKELLSMDRSPTWEGWAAVERISEEYGIHDVNLVKPGVGETTRVLLRRVPWKILARAEAGADLDHVRLLAEQRGVPVEEVAELPYTCVGLIHPKYTRGATGADGKAVSA from the coding sequence ATGAGAAACGTGGTGTGGACCGGTACCTGGGTCGCCGAGCGGCTCGGCGTCGAACTCGTCGGTGACGAGAAGCTGAGCGAGCTGCTGGGGCTCGCCCTGCGGCGCAACCCCAAGCGCGCGCATCTGCTGGTGTCGAACGTGCTGGGCAAGCACGTACCGCAGAGCCCGCGCACGGTGTGGCAGTCCGGGTACGAACTGGGCCACCGGGTGCGCGAACTGCTCGGCGAGGCGGGGGCGAGCCGGTCCGTGGTGCTCGGCTACGCGGAGACGGCGACGGGCCTCGGCCACTCGGTCGCGGACGGCCTGGGCCTCGCGCCCTACCTGCACTCGACGCGGCGCCCCGTCGACGGCGTCGAGCGGGCGGGCGGCTTCGAGGAGTCCCACTCCCACGCCACCTCGCATCTGCTGCTGCCGGAGAAGCCCGGGCTGCTCGCGGGCGACGGTGCGCTGGTCCTCGTGGACGACGAGTTCTCCACGGGAAACACCGTCCTCAACACGATCCGCGCGCTGCACGAGCGCTACCCGCGCGGGCACTACGTGATCGTCGCGCTCGTCGACATGCGCTCCCCGGCCGACCAGGGCCGCCTCGACGCCTTCGCCCTGGAGATCGGCGCCCGCGTGGACCTGGTGGCGGCGGCCTCGGGGACGGTGCGGCTGCCCGACGGCGTACTGGAGAAGGGGCAGGCCCTGGTCGCCGAGCACGAGTCGGCCGGAGCACAGCTGCCGGGGCCGGCGGGGCTTCCGGCGCCTTCGGAACGCGGCACCGTCGCGCGTGTCGAGCTCGGCTGGCCGCAGGACCTGCCCGACGGTGGCCGACACGGCTTCACGCCCGAGCACCGCATACGCCTGGAAGGCGCGCTGCCCGCCATGGCCGCGCGGCTCGCGGACGCGCTGCCGGACGGGGCGCGCCGCGTACTCGTCCTCGGCTTTGAGGAGTTGATGTACGCGCCGCTGCGGCTCGGCGTCGCGCTGGAGGAGCTGACCGACGCCGAGGTCCGCTACTCCACCACGACCCGCTCCCCGGTCCTCGCCGTCGACGACCCCGGTTACGCGATCCGCAGCCGCCTCGTCTTCCCTGCCCACGACAATCCGGACGACGGCCCTGGCGAGCGGTACGCCTACAACGTCGCGGGCGGCGGATTCGACGCCGTCGTCGCCGTGGTCGACTCGGTCGCCGACACGCCCGAACTGCACGCCCCGGCCGGCCTGTTGGCGCGACTCGCCGCACACACCCCGAGCGTGCTGCTCGCCGTCATCCCCTCGTACACGCCGTCGTACGTCCCTGCCGCCACGCCCTCGTACGCCTCCACCTCCACTCCGTCGTACGCACCCACCCCGCAGCTGTCCGAAAGGTCCGCCATGCTGCCCGAGCCCCTTCGTGGCCCCGACTTCTCCTCGTATGCCCCTGATGAGGTCGGCTGGCTGCTCCAGGACCTCTCGGACGTGACGCTGGAGGCGCCGACGGAGGAGCGCGAGGAAGCGATCCAGAGCGGGGGCGCGCACTACGCGGAGTCGCTGCCGGTGGAGTACCAGCCGAGCGACCGGTACCAGGAGCTGTTCCGCGCCGCGCTGGACACCTCGGCCGCCCGCATCGCCCAGGCGGCCGGAGCCGTCACGGAGACCGTGCTGGCCGAACGGTCCCCGCGGCCCGTCCTCGTGTCGCTCGCCCGCGCCGGCACCCCCATCGGCATCCTGATGCGCCGCTGGGCCCAGCACCGGCACGCGATCGACCTGCCGCACTACGCCGTCTCCATCGTGCGCGGGCGCGGCATCGACGCCAACGCGCTGCGTTGGCTGGCCGCCCACCACGACCCGGCCGATGTCGTCTTCGTGGACGGCTGGACCGGCAAGGGCGCCATCACCCGCGAACTCTCCCAGGCCATCGAGGAGTTCGAGGCCTCCGACGGCATCACCGGCTTCGACCCGGAGATCGCGGTGCTCGCCGACCCCGGCTCCTGCGTACGCACCTACGGCACCCGCGAGGACTTCCTCATCCCCTCCGCCTGCCTCAACTCCACGGTCTCCGGACTCATTTCGCGTACGGTGCTCCGCGCCGACCTGGTCGGTCAGCACGATTACCACGGCGCGAAGTTCTACCGCGAACTCGCCGGCGCGGACGTCTCCGTCGACTTCCTGGACGCCATCTCCGACCGCTTCGACGAGGTCGGCGACGCGGTCGACACCCTGGTCAAGGAGCTCCTCTCCATGGACCGCAGCCCAACCTGGGAGGGCTGGGCGGCAGTTGAGCGCATCAGCGAGGAGTACGGCATCCACGACGTGAACCTCGTCAAGCCCGGCGTCGGCGAGACGACCCGCGTACTGCTGCGCCGCGTCCCCTGGAAGATCCTCGCCCGCGCGGAAGCGGGCGCCGACCTGGACCATGTACGCCTGCTCGCCGAACAGCGCGGGGTGCCCGTCGAGGAGGTCGCCGAACTCCCGTACACCTGCGTCGGGTTGATCCACCCCAAGTACACACGCGGGGCGACCGGCGCCGACGGCAAGGCGGTGAGCGCCTGA
- a CDS encoding DedA family protein: protein MTAIAAGVAADSGAPQWINNLMDTLGAPGAGIAIALENLFPPLPSEVILPLAGFAASTGQMNLFAALLWTTAGSVIGALALYGVGALLGRDRTVAIAARLPLVKVADIEKTEAWFVRHGTKAVFFGRMIPIFRSLISVPAGVERMRLPVFLCLTTLGSAIWNTIFVLAGYLLGENWTEVTGYVSAYSKVVLVAAVLAVLLFAGVRLFRPGRGERDGRRRTKDGEASIASSVGSSAAATTESPGPTEPPAPTAPPAGTPAESAHPRRHPALEER, encoded by the coding sequence ATGACAGCCATCGCAGCCGGCGTCGCGGCGGACAGCGGCGCTCCTCAGTGGATCAATAACCTCATGGACACGCTCGGGGCGCCGGGCGCGGGTATCGCCATTGCCCTGGAGAACCTCTTTCCGCCCCTGCCGAGTGAGGTCATCCTGCCGCTCGCGGGGTTCGCGGCGAGCACCGGACAGATGAATCTGTTCGCTGCGCTGCTGTGGACGACGGCCGGTTCCGTCATAGGTGCGCTCGCGCTGTATGGCGTGGGGGCGCTGCTCGGCCGTGACCGCACGGTGGCGATCGCGGCCCGGCTGCCGTTGGTGAAGGTCGCGGACATAGAGAAGACGGAGGCCTGGTTCGTCCGGCACGGCACCAAGGCCGTGTTCTTCGGACGGATGATCCCGATCTTCCGCAGTCTGATATCCGTGCCCGCGGGCGTCGAGCGCATGCGCCTGCCCGTCTTCCTCTGCCTGACCACGCTGGGCAGCGCGATCTGGAACACCATCTTCGTCCTCGCCGGCTATCTGCTCGGCGAGAACTGGACGGAGGTCACCGGCTATGTGTCGGCTTACTCGAAGGTGGTGCTGGTCGCGGCGGTACTGGCGGTGCTGCTTTTCGCAGGCGTACGGCTCTTCAGGCCGGGGCGGGGCGAGCGCGACGGGCGACGGCGCACCAAGGATGGGGAAGCCTCCATAGCCTCGTCCGTCGGCTCGTCCGCCGCGGCCACCACGGAGAGCCCTGGCCCTACCGAGCCTCCCGCGCCGACCGCACCTCCCGCAGGAACTCCCGCAGAATCCGCTCACCCGCGGCGACACCCCGCTCTGGAAGAGAGGTGA
- a CDS encoding FmdB family zinc ribbon protein, translating into MPRYEYRCRTCGDTFEKSRPMSESSAPAACPAGHDDTVKLLSTVAVGGSASAPATAPAAPKTSGGGCCGGGCCG; encoded by the coding sequence ATGCCTCGCTACGAATACCGCTGCCGGACCTGCGGCGACACCTTCGAAAAGAGCCGCCCCATGTCCGAGTCGTCCGCCCCCGCAGCCTGCCCGGCCGGCCACGACGACACGGTAAAGCTGCTGTCGACGGTCGCCGTCGGCGGCTCGGCCTCGGCACCCGCGACCGCACCGGCCGCCCCCAAGACGAGCGGCGGAGGGTGTTGCGGCGGGGGCTGCTGCGGCTGA